A window of Chitinophaga sp. MM2321 contains these coding sequences:
- a CDS encoding RagB/SusD family nutrient uptake outer membrane protein has product MKKLKRIYFLVPVLILFACSKDFLNRPPKDAIVDANFYKTDAQVLAGTALLYSKVWSDYNGRSAISIGDFRAGTSFSGYNDKDNVEFNTTANTTANGASWRSFFIVIGQSNLAIANINQYAGEGVSPQIKKMAIAEARFMRALAYRYLVMNWGEVPIIENNLTLLSDTTISRNTIPSVWRFITNEMIAAAEDLPETPVSPGRLTKWAAEGMLARFYLTRAGVGANGAGNRDQTYLDSAKYYAERVITKSGNVLLKNYADLFLFPYDNNAESLFSLQWVYAPNDWGASNASPSDLNYDSKMCNGDGWGGDKTASWWIMSKYEGMINYGDTLISGRTLDQRLKATFFMPGSFYPEITEKLPDGTTPKLIYPFNGTDNNFLCIKKYVTGRAADVGGQSATQNYGNDTYMMRLSEMYLIYAEATLGNAATTTDAKALDYFNAVHTRAGLPPYDKPLTADAIFNERIVEFAMEGMAWYDLVSLHYYNKAKAYSILNSQYRGLFFTSPDKMPDPTSWKCVKTSWVTFKYITANDGNFRIPIPAAEISQAPNLKKEAVDY; this is encoded by the coding sequence ATGAAAAAATTGAAACGTATATATTTCCTGGTTCCGGTTCTTATCCTGTTTGCCTGTTCAAAGGATTTTTTGAACAGACCACCTAAAGATGCGATTGTTGATGCAAACTTTTATAAAACCGATGCGCAGGTATTGGCCGGTACTGCTTTATTATACAGTAAAGTATGGTCTGATTACAATGGGCGGTCTGCTATCAGCATCGGTGATTTCCGGGCAGGGACCTCTTTTTCCGGGTACAATGACAAGGACAACGTAGAGTTTAATACCACCGCCAATACCACCGCCAATGGTGCATCGTGGCGCTCCTTCTTTATTGTGATCGGGCAGTCTAATCTTGCTATCGCCAACATCAACCAGTATGCGGGAGAGGGTGTGTCACCACAGATTAAAAAGATGGCCATTGCAGAAGCCAGGTTTATGAGGGCCCTGGCATACCGCTACCTCGTGATGAACTGGGGAGAAGTACCTATTATAGAAAACAACCTGACCTTACTTTCTGATACTACTATCAGCAGGAATACCATTCCAAGCGTATGGCGGTTTATCACCAATGAAATGATTGCCGCTGCAGAAGATCTGCCGGAAACACCGGTGAGCCCCGGCAGGCTTACAAAGTGGGCTGCTGAAGGCATGCTCGCGCGTTTTTACCTTACCAGGGCCGGAGTAGGCGCCAATGGCGCCGGTAACAGGGATCAGACCTATTTAGACAGCGCGAAGTATTATGCGGAACGTGTGATCACTAAAAGCGGGAATGTTTTATTGAAAAATTATGCAGACCTCTTCCTGTTTCCCTATGATAATAATGCGGAATCGCTGTTCTCACTGCAATGGGTATACGCACCTAACGACTGGGGCGCATCCAACGCATCGCCTTCTGATTTGAACTACGACAGCAAAATGTGTAACGGCGATGGCTGGGGTGGTGATAAAACCGCCAGTTGGTGGATCATGAGCAAATATGAAGGCATGATTAATTATGGCGATACGCTCATCAGTGGCAGAACACTGGACCAAAGACTAAAGGCCACCTTTTTTATGCCAGGCTCCTTTTACCCGGAAATCACCGAAAAATTACCGGACGGCACTACGCCTAAATTAATATATCCGTTCAATGGTACAGACAACAATTTCCTGTGCATTAAAAAATATGTAACAGGTCGTGCTGCGGATGTAGGCGGGCAGTCGGCCACCCAGAATTATGGCAATGATACCTATATGATGCGCCTGTCGGAAATGTACCTGATCTATGCTGAGGCGACTTTAGGTAACGCCGCCACCACTACTGATGCGAAGGCACTCGACTATTTCAACGCAGTACATACCAGGGCCGGTCTTCCACCTTACGATAAGCCACTCACAGCGGATGCTATTTTTAATGAACGCATCGTTGAATTTGCCATGGAAGGAATGGCATGGTATGACCTCGTAAGCCTGCATTACTATAATAAAGCAAAAGCCTACAGCATTTTAAATTCACAATACAGGGGACTTTTCTTTACATCACCGGATAAAATGCCGGACCCTACCTCCTGGAAATGTGTTAAAACATCATGGGTAACATTTAAATATATCACGGCCAACGACGGTAACTTCCGCATCCCGATACCTGCGGCAGAAATAAGCCAGGCGCCAAACCTGAAGAAAGAAGCAGTAGATTATTAA
- a CDS encoding DNA glycosylase, with product MDKNLIRIPFDPSFNFRECLWFLNRNYDDCLHRVNDTYIEKALIIDQQPVLFRIDADSAHLIVTILEGPVTVAIKAAIRCYIAEWFDMDRDIKPFYKLLRQDKRLSYMAKDFAGLRLIGIPDLFEAICWCIIGQQINLVFAYKIKRRLAEKYGTKVIYGDTVHYIFPDSTVLQLATMEDLRAMQFSARKVEYLVTVAKAFSNGTLSKEMIRNLPDFSARQQALIRIKGIGIWTANYVLMKSLREPSGIPYGDAGLLNALIKHGIIRDKKEQAAMTLFFQQFVGWESYLAFYCWRSLAGSQAQVIHGKS from the coding sequence ATGGATAAAAATTTGATCCGGATACCGTTTGATCCTTCTTTTAATTTCAGAGAATGCCTGTGGTTCTTAAACAGAAATTATGACGATTGTTTGCATCGGGTAAATGATACGTATATAGAGAAAGCATTGATCATAGATCAGCAACCTGTTTTATTCCGTATTGATGCTGATAGCGCGCATTTAATAGTAACGATCCTGGAAGGCCCGGTGACAGTGGCTATTAAAGCAGCTATCCGGTGCTACATAGCAGAATGGTTCGATATGGACCGTGACATAAAGCCGTTCTATAAATTATTGCGGCAGGATAAACGATTGTCTTATATGGCAAAAGATTTCGCGGGACTACGGCTGATAGGTATCCCTGATTTATTTGAAGCAATCTGCTGGTGTATCATCGGGCAACAGATCAATCTTGTTTTTGCTTATAAGATAAAAAGAAGATTGGCGGAGAAGTATGGCACTAAAGTCATTTATGGTGATACGGTTCATTATATATTCCCGGATAGTACAGTGCTGCAATTAGCTACCATGGAGGATTTGCGGGCAATGCAGTTTTCTGCACGCAAGGTGGAATACCTGGTCACGGTGGCGAAGGCTTTTTCAAATGGGACACTCAGTAAAGAAATGATCAGAAATTTACCTGATTTCAGTGCGAGACAACAGGCGCTGATCCGTATCAAAGGCATTGGTATCTGGACGGCCAATTATGTTTTAATGAAAAGTTTGCGGGAACCTTCGGGTATCCCTTATGGTGATGCAGGTTTGTTAAATGCATTGATAAAACATGGCATCATCCGGGATAAAAAGGAGCAGGCGGCTATGACGCTTTTCTTTCAGCAATTCGTGGGGTGGGAGAGTTACCTGGCATTTTATTGTTGGCGAAGCCTTGCCGGCAGCCAGGCGCAAGTGATACATGGTAAAAGCTAG
- a CDS encoding PH domain-containing protein, translating to MKYSAEHDTFSKIITHLIIIIGLLMLMAFSTAIPGAKAPGSIAILVLFIAIFITWGFSPRYYQITHDGILIRRPFSNIFLPFEDMKAADIIDNTTLRGSIRLFGSGGLFGYLGIYKSAYMGNYQMWCTNRSSLVLIVCNYKKIIISPSDNLAFMIELNDKRSRQKKTASIIKQSR from the coding sequence ATGAAGTACAGTGCAGAACATGATACCTTCTCAAAAATAATTACCCATTTAATTATTATCATCGGGTTATTGATGCTCATGGCATTCAGCACTGCTATACCGGGCGCCAAAGCCCCCGGCAGTATAGCTATCCTGGTATTATTCATCGCTATATTTATTACCTGGGGATTCAGTCCAAGATACTATCAGATCACACATGATGGCATCCTTATCAGACGTCCTTTTTCAAATATCTTCCTGCCCTTTGAAGACATGAAAGCGGCCGACATTATCGACAATACCACCCTCAGGGGAAGCATCCGGCTATTTGGCTCCGGTGGCCTGTTTGGTTATTTAGGCATCTACAAATCCGCTTACATGGGCAACTACCAGATGTGGTGTACCAACAGGTCATCGCTCGTACTGATCGTATGTAATTACAAAAAGATCATTATCAGTCCATCAGATAATCTTGCATTTATGATTGAATTAAATGATAAAAGAAGCAGACAAAAAAAAACAGCAAGTATTATTAAACAGTCACGCTAG
- a CDS encoding glycosyl hydrolase — MTHFFLNTASLLMRFNFRKVILLLTCFTSSLTSSCKQDNVPVTTPPPAEDVAPDLPTIRSWLTDKNATAETAALFYNLQQLAKTNILFGHQADTEQGYGWGDASGTSDVKAVTGAYPAVYGSDFLFIASFQRNSWFDNQAQITKAQAIAAYKRGGINTFCWHYWNPVSSVVATDWNEGVNGDFYWDNSPVPAVQQILPGGTHHAVFKASLKRVADFAKSLISDGKSVPVIFRPFHEFDGDWFWWGKAHCTAAEYKDLYRFTVTYLRDSLHVNNFLYAFSPDRNFTTETQYLERYPGDEYVDLVGCDNYWDLRANGADIILAASKLKIVSDYAKAKNKLAALTETGLELKANPTKNDWYTQTLLKVLKQQQVELAYVLLWANRTNAYFTPYPAHPAAADFTKFKHDPYLIFGDKLPDVYTIR; from the coding sequence ATGACACACTTTTTTTTAAATACGGCATCGCTGTTGATGCGATTCAATTTCAGGAAGGTTATACTTCTGCTGACTTGTTTTACTTCTTCCCTGACTTCTTCCTGCAAACAAGACAATGTGCCTGTGACAACGCCGCCACCGGCGGAAGACGTGGCGCCGGACCTCCCTACGATCCGCTCCTGGCTAACGGATAAAAACGCAACCGCCGAAACCGCGGCGCTTTTTTATAACCTGCAACAGCTAGCTAAAACGAATATCCTTTTTGGTCATCAGGCTGATACCGAACAAGGCTATGGTTGGGGTGATGCTTCCGGCACCAGTGATGTGAAAGCAGTAACAGGCGCCTATCCGGCGGTATATGGTTCAGACTTTCTTTTTATCGCTTCTTTTCAACGCAACAGCTGGTTCGATAATCAGGCGCAGATAACGAAGGCACAAGCCATTGCAGCCTATAAAAGAGGGGGTATTAATACCTTCTGCTGGCATTACTGGAATCCGGTGTCCAGCGTAGTGGCTACTGATTGGAATGAAGGTGTTAACGGCGATTTCTACTGGGATAATTCTCCCGTTCCTGCAGTACAACAAATTTTACCCGGCGGCACACATCATGCCGTATTCAAGGCTTCCTTAAAACGGGTAGCAGATTTCGCTAAGTCGCTGATCAGCGATGGTAAATCCGTTCCTGTTATTTTCCGTCCTTTTCATGAATTTGATGGCGACTGGTTCTGGTGGGGGAAAGCGCATTGCACGGCTGCAGAGTACAAAGACCTGTACCGCTTTACAGTAACTTATCTCCGCGATTCGCTGCATGTAAATAACTTCCTGTACGCCTTTTCTCCCGACCGCAATTTTACGACGGAAACACAATACCTGGAACGTTATCCCGGCGACGAATATGTGGATCTCGTGGGCTGCGACAACTACTGGGACCTGCGCGCCAATGGAGCAGATATTATATTAGCTGCTTCCAAACTTAAAATTGTGTCGGATTATGCCAAAGCGAAAAACAAGCTTGCTGCCCTCACAGAAACAGGCCTGGAGCTAAAGGCCAACCCAACAAAAAACGACTGGTATACACAAACACTTTTAAAAGTACTGAAGCAACAACAGGTAGAACTGGCCTATGTACTGTTATGGGCAAACAGGACCAATGCCTATTTTACACCTTATCCAGCGCACCCGGCTGCTGCAGACTTCACAAAATTCAAGCATGATCCTTATCTGATCTTTGGAGATAAATTGCCGGATGTTTATACCATCAGGTAA
- a CDS encoding glycan-binding surface protein, with protein MKNIYRSLLLLAITMATVVFYTSCKKDNDLPNNGEPRISYIRVTDPVSGDSLLAAAAQGMLIAIVGENLQDAKEIWFNDLMASLTPTYVTSTTILVSVPSKIPTVVDNKLKINFSNGKTLEYFFPVKIGEPIITRMDCEYVPDGGVATISGNYFYEPLTVTFPGGGVAEIVSVEDEMVKVTVPAGALPGQITVKTNFGEVASDFWFRDNRNIFISSDPFSGWWGSGFVVSNPGPEDPATINGNYIRVKDAISGWQWKEVVGGPADAMGAISKNIPDEAILKPENFNLKFELNTKKPFNANVIKLCVGVDNDSHGDYLWNPPYDTKGVWQTVIIPFEEVAAAYNSKLTVSPTGYYARVLFHGGGDLNCDMSFDNFRVVPKVIKK; from the coding sequence ATGAAAAATATATATCGCTCCTTACTGCTACTTGCCATAACGATGGCTACGGTGGTATTTTATACTTCCTGTAAGAAAGACAATGACCTGCCCAACAACGGGGAACCCAGGATCAGCTATATCCGGGTAACAGACCCTGTGTCCGGAGACTCCTTACTGGCAGCGGCTGCCCAGGGAATGCTCATCGCTATTGTAGGGGAAAACCTACAGGATGCAAAGGAAATATGGTTTAATGACCTGATGGCCTCCTTAACACCCACCTATGTTACCAGCACTACAATCCTGGTAAGTGTGCCCAGTAAAATTCCGACGGTAGTTGATAATAAACTGAAGATTAATTTTTCCAATGGAAAGACGCTGGAATATTTCTTTCCTGTAAAGATCGGTGAACCCATCATTACGCGGATGGACTGTGAGTATGTACCCGATGGTGGTGTGGCTACTATCTCCGGAAATTATTTCTATGAACCGCTTACCGTAACCTTTCCGGGTGGCGGCGTAGCAGAAATTGTGTCTGTAGAAGATGAGATGGTTAAAGTAACAGTACCGGCAGGAGCACTGCCAGGGCAGATCACGGTGAAAACAAATTTCGGTGAAGTAGCATCCGACTTCTGGTTCCGTGACAACAGGAATATATTCATCAGCAGTGACCCATTCTCCGGTTGGTGGGGATCTGGTTTCGTGGTTAGTAATCCCGGCCCGGAGGACCCTGCCACTATCAATGGAAATTATATCAGGGTAAAAGACGCCATATCCGGCTGGCAGTGGAAGGAAGTAGTAGGCGGACCGGCAGATGCAATGGGCGCCATCAGCAAAAACATTCCTGATGAGGCGATTCTTAAACCGGAAAATTTTAACCTGAAATTTGAACTCAATACCAAAAAACCTTTCAATGCTAATGTCATAAAATTATGTGTTGGCGTAGACAATGACTCACACGGTGATTACTTATGGAATCCGCCATACGATACCAAAGGCGTGTGGCAAACGGTGATCATACCATTTGAAGAAGTAGCGGCTGCCTATAACAGTAAACTAACGGTATCGCCTACTGGTTATTACGCCCGGGTATTATTCCATGGTGGCGGTGATCTCAACTGTGATATGTCTTTTGATAATTTCCGCGTGGTACCGAAAGTCATTAAGAAATAA
- a CDS encoding two-component regulator propeller domain-containing protein, which yields MKLTCIRYLSVLLLCCTTVFAQEGQYTFSHLDVNAGLSHNGITCIIKDSKGFLWFGTSNGLNRYDGSRFKVYKHQLHDSASLSDNFITSIYDAPDNKFWIKTQSWYSIYDPITDSFDEDVMKLLKPLGIPDYQVEKILKAKNGDFYFLHATSGLFILNHLTGKVKNYIAIRGDATSLHGVNVADMAEDSKGNLWIAYQDGWIEMFDTRTNKVVYHTPAIERLAAEKKADRYNLFIDRDDDIWLYSKVGIGVYYINPFQQTVRHIHKDSEGSRLNTYIVNAVIQDNEGKIWIGTDQGGINLLDKKDFSIQYLLKKENDNRSIRQNSVTTLYNDPSGMIWLGTYKTGIDYYHPSIRKFPLFSHNALQPGSLGYNDINAFAEDAKGNLWIGTNGGGLIYFNRQTGSFTPYLNNKANTNSLSNNVIVSLCVDHEQKLWIGTYFGGLDCYDGKTFTHYRHHDADTNSISDNRIYEIMEDSDHNIWVATLSGGLNMFDRNKKTFKNYRAYRPGSIHSDYVFSLFEDKKKNIWIGTSDGIDVLQKETGEFLHYQHENTDANSLVNNNVFSLIEDSRGNICIGTREGLNILDPRTNKFSLYRTEDGLPDNNILAIQEDRQHNLWVSTANGISNVIISNGKNGYKLNFINYDEKDGLQGKLYNEDASFMTRAGEMIFAGGNGFNLFDPAMIKMNRIKPVLVFTDFQMFNHTVKPGEKMNGQVILAESITRAKSIVLKYNQNFFSIEFAALDFLNPDKVRYQYMMEGLDENWVTSDNKIRKATYTNLDPGNYVFKVRASSDHASWNEKELSLNIQILPPFWKTTLAYVCYAVGFLAGLFYLRYRGIRKIRIQFLQEQEKQEAQRIQDQKWQEAKRMHELDRLKIKFLTNVSHEFRTPLSLIMAPVDKMLQHPQLAEHIGQMNLIKRNARRLLNLVNQLLDFRKMEVHELKLDLNTGDIIKFIKDVSFSFMDIADQNRIRFTFDTDTEQLDTTFDHDKIERVLFNLLSNAFKFTPPGGDVSVLLNCLEEEVEPGIKLLKINVMDTGIGIPADKMNKVFERFYQHDIPTSLINQGSGIGLAITKEFVKMHQGKITIEQIPTGGSCFIVELPLPVLNEVPATTEETPGLIPGEMSKVCRPGKLQHKKPIVLLVEDNEDFRFYLKDNLRETFNMLEAVNGKEGWQKALALHPDLIVSDISMPEMNGLELCAKIKNDSRTSHIPIILLTALMGEEYQMKGLETGANDYLTKPFNFEVLLSRIRNLLTLQTTIKNVYTKQVDVQLSDVPIQSVDEKFMANVLTYIEENLQHSNLTVEELSKHMCMSRVSLYKKMLTLTGKTPVDFIRSIRLRKAAQMLEKSQLSIAEISYEVGFNTPHYFAKSFKAEFDVLPSVYVKQFREEKDAEKTAP from the coding sequence ATGAAATTAACTTGTATTCGATACCTGTCTGTTTTACTACTTTGTTGTACGACTGTTTTCGCCCAGGAAGGCCAATATACTTTTTCGCACCTGGATGTTAACGCGGGCCTGTCTCATAACGGTATCACCTGCATTATAAAGGATTCCAAGGGCTTTTTATGGTTTGGTACTTCCAATGGATTAAATAGGTATGATGGGTCCAGGTTTAAGGTATACAAGCACCAGTTACACGATAGTGCCTCTCTCAGCGATAATTTTATCACCAGTATTTATGATGCACCGGACAATAAGTTCTGGATAAAAACACAATCCTGGTATTCAATTTATGATCCTATAACAGACAGTTTTGATGAGGATGTGATGAAACTGTTGAAACCATTGGGCATCCCGGATTACCAGGTAGAGAAGATCCTGAAAGCAAAGAATGGTGATTTCTATTTTCTGCACGCCACCAGCGGACTTTTTATACTAAATCATCTCACCGGGAAAGTTAAAAATTATATTGCTATCCGGGGAGATGCTACCTCCCTGCATGGTGTGAATGTAGCAGACATGGCAGAAGATTCCAAAGGAAATTTATGGATCGCCTACCAGGACGGCTGGATCGAAATGTTTGATACCCGGACGAATAAAGTTGTTTACCATACACCTGCTATTGAACGGCTGGCAGCTGAGAAAAAAGCAGACCGTTATAATTTATTTATTGACCGGGATGATGATATATGGTTGTATTCAAAAGTAGGGATAGGCGTGTATTACATCAATCCTTTTCAGCAAACAGTCAGGCATATTCACAAAGATTCGGAAGGAAGCAGGTTGAATACCTATATCGTGAATGCTGTTATCCAGGATAATGAAGGAAAGATATGGATCGGAACAGATCAGGGCGGGATAAATCTGCTTGATAAAAAAGATTTCAGTATTCAGTATTTATTGAAGAAGGAAAATGATAACAGGAGTATCCGACAGAATAGCGTTACTACTTTGTATAATGATCCATCGGGTATGATATGGTTGGGAACCTATAAAACAGGTATTGACTATTACCATCCCAGTATCCGGAAATTTCCCTTGTTTAGCCACAACGCTTTACAGCCGGGAAGCCTGGGGTATAACGATATCAATGCTTTTGCCGAAGATGCCAAAGGCAATTTATGGATTGGTACCAATGGCGGTGGACTGATTTATTTCAACCGGCAAACAGGCAGCTTCACGCCTTATCTCAACAATAAAGCAAATACGAACAGTTTAAGCAATAACGTCATTGTAAGCCTTTGTGTGGATCATGAACAAAAGTTATGGATCGGCACCTACTTTGGCGGCCTGGATTGCTATGACGGTAAAACATTTACACATTACCGGCATCATGACGCAGATACCAATAGTATTTCTGATAACAGGATCTACGAAATAATGGAAGATTCAGATCATAATATATGGGTGGCAACCCTGTCGGGCGGACTTAATATGTTTGACCGGAATAAAAAGACTTTCAAAAATTACCGCGCCTACAGACCGGGTTCTATTCATTCTGATTATGTGTTTTCCCTGTTTGAAGACAAGAAAAAAAATATCTGGATCGGTACTTCAGATGGAATAGATGTATTACAAAAGGAAACCGGTGAGTTTTTGCATTATCAACATGAAAATACAGATGCCAACAGCCTGGTGAACAACAATGTCTTTTCACTGATAGAAGACAGCCGGGGGAATATCTGTATCGGTACCCGCGAAGGACTGAATATTTTAGATCCCCGGACCAATAAATTTAGTCTTTACCGCACAGAAGATGGTTTACCCGATAATAATATTCTGGCTATCCAGGAAGACCGGCAACATAACCTTTGGGTGAGTACCGCGAACGGTATCTCCAACGTAATTATATCTAACGGAAAAAATGGCTATAAACTGAACTTCATCAACTATGATGAAAAAGACGGATTACAGGGGAAGCTATATAATGAAGATGCTTCCTTCATGACACGCGCAGGTGAGATGATATTTGCAGGTGGTAATGGATTTAACCTGTTTGATCCGGCCATGATAAAGATGAACAGAATTAAACCGGTATTGGTTTTTACAGATTTTCAGATGTTTAATCACACGGTTAAGCCGGGTGAAAAAATGAATGGACAGGTAATCCTTGCGGAATCTATTACCAGGGCAAAATCTATTGTTTTAAAATATAATCAGAACTTCTTCTCAATAGAATTTGCCGCACTGGATTTTCTGAATCCGGATAAGGTCCGGTACCAGTATATGATGGAAGGACTGGATGAAAACTGGGTGACTTCGGATAATAAGATCCGGAAAGCCACCTATACTAATTTAGATCCGGGCAATTATGTTTTTAAAGTGAGAGCATCTTCTGATCATGCTTCCTGGAACGAAAAAGAACTGAGCCTGAACATACAGATCTTACCCCCTTTCTGGAAAACAACACTGGCATATGTTTGCTATGCTGTTGGCTTCCTCGCCGGCTTGTTTTATTTGCGCTATCGGGGCATCAGGAAAATACGTATCCAGTTTTTACAGGAGCAGGAAAAGCAGGAAGCGCAACGTATCCAGGATCAGAAATGGCAGGAAGCAAAACGGATGCACGAACTGGACAGACTGAAAATAAAATTCCTGACGAATGTAAGCCATGAATTCAGAACACCGCTTTCCCTGATCATGGCGCCGGTAGATAAAATGCTGCAACACCCGCAGCTGGCGGAACACATCGGACAGATGAACCTGATTAAACGGAATGCCCGGCGGCTGTTAAATCTCGTAAACCAGTTGCTCGATTTCAGAAAGATGGAGGTCCATGAATTGAAACTGGATTTAAATACCGGCGATATCATCAAATTCATCAAAGACGTTTCTTTTTCTTTTATGGATATCGCTGATCAAAACCGGATCCGCTTTACGTTTGATACAGATACGGAACAACTGGATACCACTTTTGATCATGATAAAATAGAGCGTGTCCTCTTTAACCTGTTGTCCAATGCATTTAAATTTACGCCACCCGGTGGCGATGTAAGCGTGTTGCTGAATTGCCTGGAAGAAGAAGTGGAACCAGGTATCAAGCTGCTGAAAATAAATGTAATGGATACTGGTATCGGTATTCCTGCTGATAAGATGAATAAAGTATTTGAACGTTTTTACCAGCATGATATACCCACTTCCCTGATCAATCAGGGCAGTGGTATCGGACTTGCTATCACAAAGGAATTTGTTAAAATGCATCAGGGTAAAATAACGATTGAACAGATCCCCACAGGAGGAAGTTGTTTTATCGTGGAGTTGCCTTTGCCGGTGTTGAATGAAGTACCGGCTACGACGGAAGAAACACCTGGTTTAATACCCGGAGAAATGTCTAAAGTTTGCAGGCCGGGTAAACTACAACATAAAAAACCAATTGTGCTGCTGGTAGAAGATAATGAAGATTTCAGGTTTTATCTGAAAGATAATTTACGCGAAACCTTCAATATGCTGGAAGCCGTAAATGGGAAGGAAGGCTGGCAAAAGGCGCTGGCACTGCATCCTGACCTGATAGTAAGCGACATCAGCATGCCGGAAATGAACGGACTGGAATTGTGTGCCAAAATAAAAAATGACAGCAGAACTTCTCACATCCCCATTATATTACTGACTGCGCTGATGGGAGAAGAGTACCAGATGAAGGGATTGGAAACAGGCGCCAACGACTACCTGACCAAGCCATTTAATTTTGAGGTGCTGCTTTCCAGGATCAGGAACCTGCTCACGTTGCAGACGACTATTAAAAACGTGTATACCAAACAGGTGGATGTTCAGTTGTCTGATGTGCCTATACAGTCGGTGGATGAAAAGTTTATGGCGAATGTGCTCACTTATATTGAAGAAAACCTGCAACATTCAAATCTTACGGTGGAGGAACTCAGCAAGCATATGTGTATGAGCCGCGTATCGCTGTATAAAAAGATGTTGACACTGACCGGTAAAACGCCGGTTGATTTTATCAGATCGATCAGGTTGAGGAAAGCGGCGCAAATGCTGGAGAAAAGTCAGCTTAGTATAGCAGAGATCTCCTACGAAGTAGGTTTTAATACCCCGCATTATTTTGCGAAATCCTTTAAAGCGGAGTTTGATGTGCTTCCTTCCGTATATGTGAAGCAGTTCCGTGAAGAAAAGGACGCGGAAAAGACGGCGCCATAG